The Thunnus thynnus chromosome 1, fThuThy2.1, whole genome shotgun sequence nucleotide sequence ttgagcTGATGATGGCGCTGTATGGAAGGTacaggatcaccaaagttactGCAATTCaccctgaggggaacatgaatgtgtggaCCAAAATTCATAACAATCTATCCAAtgaattgttgagatatttgagtctggaccaaagtagaGGACAGACAGATTGACATTGACATCCCTAGTTGGCAATGCTAGCAGTGTGGCTAAAAGCAAAAGGAAGAGTTGAGTGAGTCCTTTTGTTGTCAGgcagatgtacagtacagtgagaGAAACAAAGATGTGCTGTAAAGACAGgaagtaaaagaaataaaagaaagacactTGCAATAAATGTAACCCTCAAACCCAAGCAAAAGAAATCAACATTATGACGGTTAGAATTGCTCCTTTGCCACCAACCACCAGCAGCCAGTCAATCTAACCTCATCCACCACAATGTGATTACTGGGTCTACCGCTGCCTGGAATGCTCTTAAGAGGTCTGCTGTACTTTATAGTACATGTGAATCGCCAGTGCCCGCTGTTTGCTGACAAATCATGTATTTTCCTCCCTCTGCGGTGCCCCTGTACTCCTGGCTTACGACTCACCCACAAGTCTCTTACCCCCCAAACTTCTAATAAAAACTAATTTGGCCCCTCGGGAAATCAAGCCAACTTTCGCTGAGGAGTGGCACCAACTCCAAGTATCCCATTGTGCTTTCTGTATATCTCATTCTACTactccccctctgtctctcactctctctttgcCTCTTATATTCTCTCTGCCACTCACTCAAACTCTCCACTTTGCCATGGCTATTTCTTACTGCCTGACCCCCACCTGCCCCTCATTGCAGATGAATGTGCAGCTGCAAAAAGAGGCTTCCACAATATGCTTATTGTGTAACACTGGGCATTTATATGGGTGGGTGCATGATCCCGACTCGCAAATTCAATAGTCTAGCTTTTAGTGTCGTCACAAAAAAGATCATCCCTTTCTTCAGATTTCCATCTCAGTCACAGAGAGCTATTTGTCAACTCGGTGAGTGAGTGAACCCGGCCATCGCACAGCACTTCTTCGCCTTCAGGGATAATTTGAGAATCAATTAACCTGATAAAAGAATGAATGGTAACTCCGTTccatgtaatgtaatgtaatgaatcAGGTGGATATTGCATTAGCTTTGAGCACAGGCAAGAGGAATCAATGAGTCTTCCATTATCATAACTGATTTACATCCATAACTTGTATCATTACACTGATAGGAGACCTGCTGAGGGTGAGATTCAGGGAGTAGGCCGGTGCTTTCATGGCACAATAGGCCACTTGGGAACAAGTTGTCAAATTATACACGGCGATGTCTTCACCTGCAACGATCcactttaaaaatatcttttggatgTGATATCAAGGCTGCTTGAGCACattttgttgaagaaaaaacCCTTTGAGGATTATGTGATGTTcaataagtctttttttttttttttggtctttgcTTCGGTCTCTGGTGCCTTATCATCATTGTCCTGACTTACTTACCAGAGCGGTTTTAAACGACCTCCATAAAAGAGGGCCTCTCTGTGCTATATACGGAGTATGTACAGTTAACAGTAAGTGTTTCcacgcaaacaaacaaacaaacaaacaaacaaacaaacaaaaaacagtagGTAAATCAAGGACATAATGCAGTGGTTTGGGTTTGGATTGTCATTTGAGGGATTAtgagtattttatgtttttaggtAAATCAACTCCAAATATGGGGCTTTCCTGTTATAACCATCCTGCTGTTACACAACCTGTATTCATCTTCAACTTTCTCCATGCTTGACTGTCCACTGGGATTAACTGTCATCTGCTGCCACCTAGTGTTGATATCACAAGGGACATCTGACTCTGATGCAGCCAAATACAGTGAAGTGTTTCTTTTGTTCTATAATATACTATTGATGCTATTCTTTTGGTTATTTTGACTTTCTTAATCACAAATATATCTCGGTTTTTCACCGTCATGTGGATGGATTCATTCAGAATCTCTGTCATGGAGTATTTCCCTGTATACCATAAACTCAAATTTATTAATTTCATCCAGTGGGGGAATATCACAATAATATAAAGTGCATGGGTGAATCCATGGATGGAATGGATAAATTAACATGTCTAAGGGTAAAGATATTTCAGGAAGATGTtgtcaaaaaaaatcaagtttattttccCACTTCATCGATATAAGAAAGGCAGTGCTGGTATGAAGAAATGAACACTAGTCACAAAGCAAATATGATGGTTTGACAAAGCAAACATCCTATAGAGCTCAAACATAAGTTTTGCTCAACATGTTGGTTTAAcacaaacaaagtaaaacattcTAACTTGTAATTGTTAAgtttcaaaatgctttacagacTTCGTGAACATCAGAAAGAGCAGATTCATAATAAGGCAGTGCTTACATGTTTGGTTTCTGGAACCCATAAAGGCTGGAAAGTGCCGTTTATTGCTGTTAGATCGTTAAGGAATTTCTGCCGTTCTTTTAGTCTAATGAATCTTAAAACCTTTTTATAACAAACATGATTTATGTGAACATGCTGCTCTCAACCACAATGAGGGGAATTCTCACCAGCAATTCAAGCAATTACCTAACTCGTAAGTCTCTTGTAACAAAATTATCCTGCAATAAGACGTTAAAaagaaggtgaaaaaaaaaatcagagcaTGTAAGACAACCTGTATTCAGAGATTACAAAGTCACTTTGTATGAGGTCTCAACAATGGAGCCAACTGCTGTGTTTTGGTCCATTAAGCCAGTAGGCCAACTGAACATTATATTCAATATTAGCTAATATATCagtttttattaatgaaaaaatgtaaaaaagaaaaataaaaaaaaaaatatgaatagtCATACGTAACCTGAGTACTAAATGACATCTTCGAATTGTTTAAAATAAAGCCCCACAGGTCTtacatttacaatgatataatcCAGAAAAGTATcaaattttcaaaaaagaaacCTGGAGCCACATGTTTTGGTGTTGTTTGTGATATATGACTATCAAATGTGTCATTGACTTCAGTTCAAGTTGTGTTTGGTCTAACTGGGTTGGAAGATCAAATGAACTATTTCTAAAACGAGTTAAACCATTTACTGTTCACAGCTTAAAGAGAGCAGCAGACTGGTCTTTCAAAACTGCCTTCACTAAGGCAGAGAGGTATAGCAATTAACTGTTCTGTACCTGTATACACACATGTGCAGCAGTCTACACATATATTAGAAATACATACAACTGTAGTATCATATGTAGTGTTAAAAATTGGTATATTgctgaaatgtgtaaaacaaatacacagtcacacacacacaccgcatgtttttcttgttaccCCATTCCATCATTTCTCTATCTATTTTAATCTTTCCCCCATCCCTCCCTccgtccctccctccctcccactccTCCTTGTCTTCCTCTCTAAAACACCCCAGGGATGAGCCGGTAAGGTACAGCATCAGTGTAGCGTTTCCAATCCTTGCCGTACTTGCTGCTACAGCGGTGCTCGTCGCGCACGCAGCGGTGGACCAGCAGGATGGTCATGTAAACGATGTAGAAGTACGGCAGTATGTGGCCGAAGCCGCAGGCGGCACAGTACGCCAGCGAGCCCATCAGGTCGCCGGTGTAGTTGAAGTGCCGTGCCGTGCCCCAGAAGCCTGATGTCAGGAGCTTGCTGCGGTGGATGCCGCCGTCAGCGGAGCGGTAGGAGCACTCAATGTATGTTGGTTTGCGGCCCCAGATGGAACAGGAGCCCTCGGTGCGTCGGAACAGGTCCTTCTGGTGGTTGGTGGAGCGGAAGATGTAGTATCCAATGAGACCAAGCAACAGGACGGCCAGGGCGTGGATATTGGAGAGCTGGACTGGGTGGTACACCAGGTACAGACCCTGGAGagccaaaaacacatttattgtcaacactaaatgttttacattgtgataTTACTGTACTTTAAAACTCTACACAGAAAACTGTTTCCCCTGATATCAGTGCTTCAGTCAGATATCTGACATCTGGTGCAGCTACAGACAACTAAAGCTGtaatttcatattatttatcacctgtgtgcatgttagcatgcGTGTGTATGTTACCTGCAGTGTGTACAGATATGGCAGCCAGACACAGTCTCCCCAGCCCAGATACCATCCAAAGTGGTCATGGCAGATATCAATGGTCTTCAGGTACCACGCCTCATTCCAGAAGAAATCCAACACATAAATGGCCTACAAGAAAACACAGTTCACATAATTATCTAGTAGTCATTAAGAAACCAACATGAGAGAACACTGGCTTCAATTTTTATTCATACTGCGGCTTCTGAGTCAAGAACGTTAATCTTAAAGTCAAGGAAAGAAAATGCTAATCTTCAGGGGCCAAAAACTCATTAAACCATTCAAGGCCAAGAGACAAATATTAGAACTTCATAGAGTTGGTAATTATCTGTGCATATCAAAGCGTACTAGTCCTACATTAACTACAGTTCTTCAAGAGCTATAGGTTTAAAATCTACCCTTATATCTCCTCACCTGCAGCACGTTGACCAGAATCATGGAGTTTGTGACGTGGCCGTACAGTTCTTGCTGCTTGGCCATGTAAGACAGATTGATGAGAGTCCAGGCTACAATGCCGGGTCGGCCATTGAAGAACAGCTTGAAGTCAAACCATTTGCCAATGCGGGGGTTGAACTCGATTCCCATCATGTAGTTGTAAAAGATGTTCCCTGTGAACTTACTGTAAAATCACAATAAAGAGTGGAAAAAAATTAAGTGGATATAGTGGTGCGCTATTACAGTGCAAAAGGTTAATACATTATAAATGTAGGaatctctttctcctctgt carries:
- the dhcr7 gene encoding 7-dehydrocholesterol reductase, with translation MNGAVAMEATRRRTQHSANGKTSEQGEEPAQWGRAWEVDWFSLISVIALLCFAPFIVFYFVMACDQYQCSISQPLFELFRGETTLLSIWARAPSFTWSAAKIYSIWVAFQVFLYMCVPDVTHKFIPGFVGGVQDGARTPAGLINKYEINGLQCWLITHALWFANAQYFHWFSPTIIFDNWIPLMWCANILGYAVSTFAFIKAYLFPTNSEDCKFTGNIFYNYMMGIEFNPRIGKWFDFKLFFNGRPGIVAWTLINLSYMAKQQELYGHVTNSMILVNVLQAIYVLDFFWNEAWYLKTIDICHDHFGWYLGWGDCVWLPYLYTLQGLYLVYHPVQLSNIHALAVLLLGLIGYYIFRSTNHQKDLFRRTEGSCSIWGRKPTYIECSYRSADGGIHRSKLLTSGFWGTARHFNYTGDLMGSLAYCAACGFGHILPYFYIVYMTILLVHRCVRDEHRCSSKYGKDWKRYTDAVPYRLIPGVF